A part of Leptolyngbyaceae cyanobacterium genomic DNA contains:
- a CDS encoding DUF2862 domain-containing protein, whose translation MEIGQKVLIRRLRDRAPANVVKYLGKTGTIQGYKMVDGSGVGVVVQFEDKFATWFFEDELEPLN comes from the coding sequence ATGGAAATCGGTCAAAAAGTTCTGATCCGCCGTCTTCGCGATCGCGCACCTGCTAACGTGGTGAAATACCTGGGTAAGACAGGCACGATTCAAGGCTACAAAATGGTAGATGGCAGTGGTGTGGGAGTAGTTGTACAGTTTGAAGACAAGTTTGCTACTTGGTTCTTTGAAGACGAACTAGAACCCCTTAATTAA
- a CDS encoding ABC transporter permease produces MRGAIRQAGRFSSTLPLNSLWWAKLDLLRTLVVRDLEARYKGAILGNFWSLLNQLCQLLIYTYVFAIVMRVKLNLPGLPQNNLTFGLWMFAGLLPWTAFTNGLIPATVSVINQPNLVKKVVFPLSLLPLVPIFSAFIENSIGLVALILLIGITAQTVHATLWLLPLVWIPQLLLTAGLSYLVAGLTVFLRDVPQSLSLLLNLWFYLTPIVYPASLIPEKWRVWIFWLNPMTPIVETYRNLLLQGTVNYLPELGVVYLISLLVFIGGFSLYQKLRPGFPDVL; encoded by the coding sequence ATGAGAGGAGCTATCCGGCAAGCAGGGAGATTTAGCAGCACTCTGCCATTAAATTCTTTATGGTGGGCTAAATTAGATCTCCTCAGAACACTAGTAGTTAGAGACTTAGAAGCTCGATACAAAGGGGCTATTTTAGGCAATTTTTGGTCTTTACTAAACCAATTATGCCAGTTATTGATTTATACTTACGTTTTCGCGATCGTCATGCGGGTTAAACTTAACCTGCCAGGATTACCACAAAATAACTTAACTTTCGGGCTGTGGATGTTTGCCGGACTATTACCTTGGACTGCATTTACCAACGGTTTAATCCCCGCCACTGTTTCTGTAATCAACCAACCCAATCTGGTAAAAAAGGTAGTATTTCCGTTAAGCCTCCTGCCGTTAGTACCGATTTTTTCTGCCTTTATTGAGAATTCGATCGGATTAGTCGCCTTAATTTTGTTGATAGGTATCACTGCCCAAACCGTTCACGCAACCTTGTGGTTATTACCCTTAGTTTGGATACCTCAATTGCTTTTAACCGCAGGTTTAAGTTATTTAGTTGCAGGTTTAACCGTATTCTTAAGGGACGTACCCCAGTCATTAAGCTTGTTACTCAATTTGTGGTTTTATCTTACTCCAATTGTTTATCCTGCTTCCTTAATTCCCGAAAAGTGGCGTGTTTGGATATTCTGGTTAAATCCCATGACCCCGATCGTCGAAACATACCGCAACCTCTTATTACAGGGTACAGTCAACTATTTACCAGAACTGGGTGTAGTTTATCTGATTTCCTTACTAGTGTTTATAGGGGGCTTTTCCCTCTATCAAAAGCTGCGTCCGGGGTTTCCTGACGTACTCTAG